One part of the Homo sapiens chromosome 19, GRCh38.p14 Primary Assembly genome encodes these proteins:
- the ZSCAN1 gene encoding zinc finger and SCAN domain-containing protein 1, producing the protein MLPRPKAPASPRRPQTPTPSEQDADPGPASPRDTEAQRLRFRQFQYHVASGPHLALGQLWTLCRQWLRPEARSKEQMLELLVLEQFLGALPSKMRTWVQSQGPRSCREAASLVEDLTQMCQQEVLVSLDSVEPQDWSFGEEEDGKSPRSQKEPSQASELILDAVAAAPALPEESEWLETTQLQQSLHTRAEAEAPRAPGLLGSRARLPLKPSIWDEPEDLLAGPSSDLRAEGTVISSPKGPSAQRISPRRRNRNTDQSGRHQPSLKHTKGGTQEAVAGISVVPRGPRGGRPFQCADCGMVFTWVTHFIEHQKTHREEGPFPCPECGKVFLHNSVLTEHGKIHLLEPPRKKAPRSKGPRESVPPRDGAQGPVAPRSPKRPFQCSVCGKAFPWMVHLIDHQKLHTAHGHM; encoded by the exons ATGCTTCCACGGCCCAAAGCCCCTGCCTCCCCCAGACGCCCCCAGACCCCAACCCCGAGTGAGCAGGACGCAGACCCTGGGCCAGCAAGCCCCAGGGACACCGAAGCCCAGCGTCTGCGCTTCCGGCAGTTCCAGTACCACGTGGCGAGCGGGCCGCACCTCGCGCTGGGCCAGCTCTGGACGCTGTGCCGCCAGTGGCTGAGGCCCGAGGCGCGCTCCAAGGAGCAGATGCTGGAGCTGCTGGTGCTGGAGCAGTTCCTGGGCGCGCTGCCCAGCAAGATGCGGACCTGGGTGCAGTCACAGGGCCCCCGAAGCTGCAGGGAGGCCGCCAGCCTGGTGGAGGACCTCACACAGATGTGCCAGCAGGAAG TTCTGGTATCTCTGGACTCGGTCGAACCCCAGGACTGGAGTTTCGGTGAGGAGGAAGATGGGAAGAGTCCAAGGTCCCAGAAAGAACCATCGCAG GCGTCTGAGCTGATTCTGGATGCAGTGGCAGCAGCCCCAGCACTCCCCGAGGAAAGTGAGTGGCTGGAGACTACCCAGCTCCAGCAGAGTCTGCACACCAGGGCGGAGGCCGAAGCGCCCCGCGCCCCTGGCTTGCTGG GGTCCCGGGCCCGCTTGCCTCTGAAGCCGAGTATCTGGGACGAGCCTGAGGACCTTCTCGCAGGGCCCTCCTCAGACCTGCGGGCAGAAGGGACTGTGATCTCGAGCCCCAAGGGTCCAAGTGCTCAGAGAATCAGTCCCCgaaggagaaacaggaacactgaCCAGAGCGGCCGCCACCAGCCATCCCTCAAGCACACCAAAGGTGGTACCCAAGAGGCTGTTGCAGGCATCTCGGTAGTGCCGCGTGGGCCCCGAGGTGGGCGGCCCTTCCAGTGTGCCGACTGTGGGATGGTCTTCACCTGGGTCACCCACTTCATCGAGCACCAGAAGACCCATCGCGAGGAAGGGCCCTTTCCGTGCCCCGAGTGTGGCAAGGTCTTCCTGCACAACTCCGTCCTCACTGAGCATGGCAAGATCCACCTGCTGGAGCCACCGAGGAAGAAAGCCCCCCGGAGCAAGGGCCCCCGGGAGTCCGTCCCACCCAGGGATGGAGCCCAGGGCCCAGTGGCCCCTCGCAGCCCCAAAAGACCCTTCCAGTGTAGCGTCTGCGGGAAGGCCTTCCCCTGGATGGTCCACCTCATTGACCACCAGAAGCTCCACACGGCCCACGGCCACATGTGA
- the ZSCAN1 gene encoding zinc finger and SCAN domain-containing protein 1 isoform X1, with amino-acid sequence MDSAHTELAATPTLRGVRRHSLAPSGLKMPPFTCGPCFLDFSINRPVFLHAFSWIWVTVETEASELILDAVAAAPALPEESEWLETTQLQQSLHTRAEAEAPRAPGLLGSRARLPLKPSIWDEPEDLLAGPSSDLRAEGTVISSPKGPSAQRISPRRRNRNTDQSGRHQPSLKHTKGGTQEAVAGISVVPRGPRGGRPFQCADCGMVFTWVTHFIEHQKTHREEGPFPCPECGKVFLHNSVLTEHGKIHLLEPPRKKAPRSKGPRESVPPRDGAQGPVAPRSPKRPFQCSVCGKAFPWMVHLIDHQKLHTAHGHM; translated from the exons ATGGACTCTGCCCACACGGAGCTGGCTGCTACGCCCACCCTCAGAGGCGTCAGGAGACACAGCCTGGCCCCCTCAGGGCTGAAGATGCCTCCATTCACCTGTGGACCTTGCTTTCTAGATTTCAGCATCAATAGACCTGTCTTCCTGCATGCTTTTAGTTGGATCTGGGTCACTGTGGAGACAGAG GCGTCTGAGCTGATTCTGGATGCAGTGGCAGCAGCCCCAGCACTCCCCGAGGAAAGTGAGTGGCTGGAGACTACCCAGCTCCAGCAGAGTCTGCACACCAGGGCGGAGGCCGAAGCGCCCCGCGCCCCTGGCTTGCTGG GGTCCCGGGCCCGCTTGCCTCTGAAGCCGAGTATCTGGGACGAGCCTGAGGACCTTCTCGCAGGGCCCTCCTCAGACCTGCGGGCAGAAGGGACTGTGATCTCGAGCCCCAAGGGTCCAAGTGCTCAGAGAATCAGTCCCCgaaggagaaacaggaacactgaCCAGAGCGGCCGCCACCAGCCATCCCTCAAGCACACCAAAGGTGGTACCCAAGAGGCTGTTGCAGGCATCTCGGTAGTGCCGCGTGGGCCCCGAGGTGGGCGGCCCTTCCAGTGTGCCGACTGTGGGATGGTCTTCACCTGGGTCACCCACTTCATCGAGCACCAGAAGACCCATCGCGAGGAAGGGCCCTTTCCGTGCCCCGAGTGTGGCAAGGTCTTCCTGCACAACTCCGTCCTCACTGAGCATGGCAAGATCCACCTGCTGGAGCCACCGAGGAAGAAAGCCCCCCGGAGCAAGGGCCCCCGGGAGTCCGTCCCACCCAGGGATGGAGCCCAGGGCCCAGTGGCCCCTCGCAGCCCCAAAAGACCCTTCCAGTGTAGCGTCTGCGGGAAGGCCTTCCCCTGGATGGTCCACCTCATTGACCACCAGAAGCTCCACACGGCCCACGGCCACATGTGA
- the ZSCAN1 gene encoding zinc finger and SCAN domain-containing protein 1 isoform X2: MYKRPLIADSVRLPHRLCPEPLGLGIQSTHTPQRGTVAREMLPRPKAPASPRRPQTPTPSEQDADPGPASPRDTEAQRLRFRQFQYHVASGPHLALGQLWTLCRQWLRPEARSKEQMLELLVLEQFLGALPSKMRTWVQSQGPRSCREAASLVEDLTQMCQQEVLVSLDSVEPQDWSFGEEEDGKSPRSQKEPSQASELILDAVAAAPALPEESEWLETTQLQQSLHTRAEAEAPRAPGLLGSRARLPLKPSIWDEPEDLLAGPSSDLRAEGTVISSPKGPSAQRISPRRRNRNTDQSGRHQPSLKHTKGGTQEAVAGISVVPRGPRGGRPFQCADCGMVFTWVTHFIEHQKTHREEGPFPCPECGKVFLHNSVLTEHGKIHLLEPPRKKAPRSKGPRESVPPRDGAQGPVAPRSPKRPFQCSVCGKAFPWMVHLIDHQKLHTAHGHM; the protein is encoded by the exons ATGTACAAAag GCCCCTGATTGCTGATTCTGTCCGCCTGCCACACCGGCTCTGTCCGGAGCCACTGGGACTCGGGATCCAGTCCACACACACCCCTCAGAGGGGCACTGTGGCCAGAGAAATGCTTCCACGGCCCAAAGCCCCTGCCTCCCCCAGACGCCCCCAGACCCCAACCCCGAGTGAGCAGGACGCAGACCCTGGGCCAGCAAGCCCCAGGGACACCGAAGCCCAGCGTCTGCGCTTCCGGCAGTTCCAGTACCACGTGGCGAGCGGGCCGCACCTCGCGCTGGGCCAGCTCTGGACGCTGTGCCGCCAGTGGCTGAGGCCCGAGGCGCGCTCCAAGGAGCAGATGCTGGAGCTGCTGGTGCTGGAGCAGTTCCTGGGCGCGCTGCCCAGCAAGATGCGGACCTGGGTGCAGTCACAGGGCCCCCGAAGCTGCAGGGAGGCCGCCAGCCTGGTGGAGGACCTCACACAGATGTGCCAGCAGGAAG TTCTGGTATCTCTGGACTCGGTCGAACCCCAGGACTGGAGTTTCGGTGAGGAGGAAGATGGGAAGAGTCCAAGGTCCCAGAAAGAACCATCGCAG GCGTCTGAGCTGATTCTGGATGCAGTGGCAGCAGCCCCAGCACTCCCCGAGGAAAGTGAGTGGCTGGAGACTACCCAGCTCCAGCAGAGTCTGCACACCAGGGCGGAGGCCGAAGCGCCCCGCGCCCCTGGCTTGCTGG GGTCCCGGGCCCGCTTGCCTCTGAAGCCGAGTATCTGGGACGAGCCTGAGGACCTTCTCGCAGGGCCCTCCTCAGACCTGCGGGCAGAAGGGACTGTGATCTCGAGCCCCAAGGGTCCAAGTGCTCAGAGAATCAGTCCCCgaaggagaaacaggaacactgaCCAGAGCGGCCGCCACCAGCCATCCCTCAAGCACACCAAAGGTGGTACCCAAGAGGCTGTTGCAGGCATCTCGGTAGTGCCGCGTGGGCCCCGAGGTGGGCGGCCCTTCCAGTGTGCCGACTGTGGGATGGTCTTCACCTGGGTCACCCACTTCATCGAGCACCAGAAGACCCATCGCGAGGAAGGGCCCTTTCCGTGCCCCGAGTGTGGCAAGGTCTTCCTGCACAACTCCGTCCTCACTGAGCATGGCAAGATCCACCTGCTGGAGCCACCGAGGAAGAAAGCCCCCCGGAGCAAGGGCCCCCGGGAGTCCGTCCCACCCAGGGATGGAGCCCAGGGCCCAGTGGCCCCTCGCAGCCCCAAAAGACCCTTCCAGTGTAGCGTCTGCGGGAAGGCCTTCCCCTGGATGGTCCACCTCATTGACCACCAGAAGCTCCACACGGCCCACGGCCACATGTGA